In Flavobacterium sp. GSB-24, the genomic window AAACGATCGTTTAATCTTTCAATAATTTCTGGACCGTCAAGAATTTCAGGATTTAATCCTAAGGTTTGTGTCGTGAATAATACTTTTCCATTATCATCAATTGCAATCCAATCGGCTTTAGTAGATCCACTATCAACTATTAATTTCATTTTTTTTTGTTTTTGGATTAGGTCTTCCCTATTCTCAACTTAAAAGTGTACTTTTTACATTAATTATAGAGGTAACAAAATAAGAAAATCCCGTTATTTGACTAACGGGATTTTGCAAAAATATATATTATTATTTTAAACCTGCAATATGTACAGATAAATCAATTAATTTGCTTGAGTATCCGTACTCATTGTCATACCAAGAAACTAATTTGAAGAAAGTTGAATTTAAACCGATACCTGCAGTAGCATCAACGATTGAAGTTCTTTTATCTGAAATAAAGTCTTGAGAAACAACAGCATCTTCAGTATATCCTAAGATACCTTTCAATTCGTTTTCAGAAGCTTTTTTCAATACAGCTAAGATTTCTTCGTAAGTAGTTTCTTTAGCTACTTTCACAGTTAAATCTACTACAGAAACGTCAGCAGTAGGAACACGGAAAGACATTCCAGTTAATTTTCCATTCAAAGAAGGGATAACTTTTCCAACCGCTTTTGCAGCACCTGTTGAAGAAGGAATGATATTGATTGCAGCTGCACGTCCACCTCTCCAGTCTTTTCTAGAAGGTCCGTCAGCAGTCATTTGAGTTGAAGTAGTTGCGTGAACAGTAGTCATTAAACCTTCAACAATTTCGAAATTATCGTGGATAACTTTAGCTAATGGAGCTAAACAGTTTGTAGTACAAGATGCATTAGAAACAACTAAATCAGAAGCTTTTGCAGTTTCGTGGTTCACACCCATTACAAACATTGGAGCATCAGCAGAAGGAGCAGAAATGATAACTTTCTTAGCACCACCTTTTAAGTGCTCACTTGCAGTTTCGATAGTTGTGAAGATACCAGTACATTCAGCAACAACATCTACATCAACTTCGTTCCATTTTAAATCAGCTGGATTTCTTTCTGCAGTGATACGGATATTTCTTCCGTTTACATAAAGTTTTCCTTCTTTAACTTCTACAGTTCCGTCGAAACGACCGTGAACTGAATCATATTTTAATAAATAAGCTAAGTGATCAACATCTAATAAATCGTTGATTGCAACAACTTCTACATTATCTCTATTGAAAGACTCTCTAAAAACGATTCTTCCGATACGTCCAAATCCGTTTATTCCTAATTTTACTTTTGACATTTTACTAAATTTTTGCTTTTGTTTTTATTACACTATTTCAAAGTCTAATTTCCTCACAATAAACTTCTCTTCTTTTTAAACTTTTATATTAGGTTATGTTGACATGATGTCAGACACTCTTAATAATTCTCTGTCGATTTCAGATTTTCCTTTAATTGCCTGCTCAAGCGGCGTTAAAATCACTTTATCTTCTTTAAGTCCAACCATATAATTTGATTTTCCTTCAATTAAAGATTCTACTGCTTTTACACCCAGACGGCTCGCCAATACACGGTCGAAGCAAGATGGAGAACCACCACGCTGCATATGTCCTAAAACAGAAACACGTACATCGTACTCAGGTAAATTAGCTTCAACATAATCTTTCAATTCGAATACGTTTTTACCAATTTTATCTCCTTCGGCAATAACAACTATACTTGATGATTTCCCTGAAGCTTTACTTTTTTGAAGTGAATCTAACAATCTATCAAGACCTAAATCTTCTTCAGGAATAAGAATTTCTTCTGCACCAGCTCCAATACCCGCATTAAGTGCAATGTGACCAGCATCTCTACCCATAACCTCTACAAAGAATAAACGGTTATGTGAACTTGCTGTATCTCTAATTTTATCAATACAATCTACAACAGTATTTAAAGCTGTGTCGTACCCTAGAGTAAAACTTGTACCATAAATATCATTATCAATTGTACCTGGAATTCCCATTACAGGGAAATTATACTCTGAATTAAAAATCAAACCTCCAGTAAAACTTCCATCTCCACCAATAACTACCAAAGCATCAATTCCTGCTTTTACAAGGTTTTCGTGTGCTTTTTTTCTACCTTCAGGGGTTCTAAACTCAACTGAACGAGCCGATTTTAAGATCGTTCCACCTTTGTTTACAATATTATTTACACTACGAGGTCCCATTTCTTTGAAGTCTCCTTCAATCATTCCTTGATACCCTCTATAAATTCCGATGCATTCTATATTGTGATATGCGCAAGTTCGAACAACTGATCTAATTGCAGCATTCATTCCAGGTGAATCTCCTCCTGAGGTAAGAACACCTACTTTTTTTATTGTTTTTGGCATTATTTAAGTATTAAAGTGTAAAATTAGCAAACATTCAGCACTTATTAGGTTATGATTATTATAAATTAATAAAATATGTTAAATTCAAACGTTTTCGTTAATAAGTTTTTTACAGGTAAAAATTTCATTTAAAATAATAAATCGCTATTTTTTTAATTAAATCGTCAAAATTAACAATACCTAAATGAAGTGTTATAAAAATCGGAATTTCTCTCTCACATGAAAAATTCGAATAGAGGCCCTAAATTTAGCACAAAAAAAAACCATTATAAGTATAATGGTTTATAAATGTATATTTTTAACAAACTGTTAATAATCGTTATCTGGAATTAAACCTTGATTATTAACTGGTTCTTGTTTTTTCTTCTTTTCTTCGTCCTTTTTCTTTTTCTCTTCTTCTTTCTCCGCTTTCTTTTTATTTTTTTCCGCATCCTTTTTACTGGTGAAGTTCACGTAATCAGGATTTAAATAAGAATCTTGAAGATCGTCTGACGAACCTTTTACAGCTTTTTCAATTTTATGATTCTTAAACAGCTTATTGACTAATTCACTAAAAGTATCAAAATCGACTTCATAAGAAATACCAACTCCTTGTGTATAACCAATTCCCTGCCCGATATAATTAATATCATTTTCTTTATTGAATAAACGAAGATTCATTGTACCGTCTTCATTAACACGATAAAGAATTTCAATATCTCCTACGATGGCAGATTCATTTACACCTCCAACAGGAACTCCCAATTTACCATTGATTGTAATTCTTTCGTTAACCTGAGAAGATATATTCGCCACAAACTGGCCATCTACTTCCTGCCCCATTCTTCTATCGGCAGCAATATAGTTTAAGTCTATGTTGACTTTATCATTATCTGATTTTATAATTCCGCCTAATAAACTAGATGCAGTTTCTGTTAAAGTACCCGAGAAATCTCCTTGGCTAAAACCGTCTGTACTCATAAACGAACCTGTAGATAATAAATATAACGCCTGTGTCTGACGAATATCTTTATCGTCTAACTTAT contains:
- the gap gene encoding type I glyceraldehyde-3-phosphate dehydrogenase; the protein is MSKVKLGINGFGRIGRIVFRESFNRDNVEVVAINDLLDVDHLAYLLKYDSVHGRFDGTVEVKEGKLYVNGRNIRITAERNPADLKWNEVDVDVVAECTGIFTTIETASEHLKGGAKKVIISAPSADAPMFVMGVNHETAKASDLVVSNASCTTNCLAPLAKVIHDNFEIVEGLMTTVHATTSTQMTADGPSRKDWRGGRAAAINIIPSSTGAAKAVGKVIPSLNGKLTGMSFRVPTADVSVVDLTVKVAKETTYEEILAVLKKASENELKGILGYTEDAVVSQDFISDKRTSIVDATAGIGLNSTFFKLVSWYDNEYGYSSKLIDLSVHIAGLK
- the pfkA gene encoding 6-phosphofructokinase; translation: MPKTIKKVGVLTSGGDSPGMNAAIRSVVRTCAYHNIECIGIYRGYQGMIEGDFKEMGPRSVNNIVNKGGTILKSARSVEFRTPEGRKKAHENLVKAGIDALVVIGGDGSFTGGLIFNSEYNFPVMGIPGTIDNDIYGTSFTLGYDTALNTVVDCIDKIRDTASSHNRLFFVEVMGRDAGHIALNAGIGAGAEEILIPEEDLGLDRLLDSLQKSKASGKSSSIVVIAEGDKIGKNVFELKDYVEANLPEYDVRVSVLGHMQRGGSPSCFDRVLASRLGVKAVESLIEGKSNYMVGLKEDKVILTPLEQAIKGKSEIDRELLRVSDIMST